In one Mucilaginibacter ginsenosidivorax genomic region, the following are encoded:
- a CDS encoding CapA family protein, whose amino-acid sequence MKGLFFYTKPCSLPVVICLVIILQACQTPPPKHVVVKQQRAVIAKPEPPKPAPIVPDSLCIAAMGDIMLGTSYPNNATLPPDSAVNSFNAVKPDLQGADVIFGNLEGSLLDSGDPAHYKLHQKSKAFLFRMPTKYASVLKDAGFNLLSLANNHISDFDIKGRNSTTQTLDSLGINYAGLLIKPSTVFEVNGIKYGFCSFAPNANTVPILNLKGAASIISELKQRCDVVIVSFHGGGEGVNYEHVPRKMESFINEKRGDVYAFAHNAIDAGADLIFGNGPHVNRAMEMYKNRLIAYSLGNFCTYRCVSVAGICGLAPVLKVYVNKKGEFLSGKILSYRQAHDKGLERDTLNRAATRIRELTETDFPEGILNISDEGQITANVPEN is encoded by the coding sequence ATGAAGGGACTTTTTTTTTATACCAAACCTTGTTCACTGCCTGTTGTAATCTGCCTGGTTATAATTTTGCAGGCTTGCCAAACACCGCCGCCAAAACATGTTGTGGTAAAGCAACAAAGAGCAGTGATCGCAAAGCCCGAACCTCCAAAACCCGCGCCCATTGTACCCGATTCACTTTGTATTGCCGCAATGGGCGATATTATGTTGGGCACTTCGTATCCTAATAATGCTACCCTGCCGCCTGATAGCGCCGTAAACAGTTTTAATGCGGTAAAGCCCGACCTGCAAGGCGCAGATGTGATATTTGGTAACCTGGAAGGATCGTTATTAGATTCCGGCGATCCTGCGCATTACAAGTTGCATCAAAAAAGTAAGGCCTTTCTGTTCAGGATGCCTACAAAATATGCCTCTGTTTTAAAAGATGCAGGATTTAACCTGCTTAGCCTTGCCAATAACCATATCAGCGATTTTGATATTAAAGGCCGCAACAGTACCACACAAACCTTGGATAGCCTTGGTATTAATTATGCGGGACTGCTGATAAAGCCATCAACAGTTTTTGAAGTAAATGGCATAAAATACGGCTTTTGTTCATTTGCACCCAATGCCAACACTGTTCCTATCCTCAATTTAAAGGGCGCTGCCAGCATTATCAGCGAACTAAAGCAGCGATGCGATGTGGTCATCGTATCTTTTCATGGCGGCGGCGAAGGTGTTAATTATGAGCATGTGCCCCGTAAAATGGAAAGCTTCATTAACGAAAAACGGGGCGATGTATACGCATTTGCCCACAATGCTATTGATGCAGGAGCCGACCTCATTTTTGGCAATGGCCCACATGTTAACCGTGCTATGGAAATGTACAAAAACAGGCTAATAGCCTATAGCCTGGGCAACTTTTGCACCTACCGCTGTGTGAGCGTTGCCGGCATTTGCGGGCTTGCGCCGGTTTTAAAAGTTTATGTTAATAAAAAGGGAGAATTTTTAAGCGGGAAGATACTATCATACAGGCAGGCGCATGATAAAGGCCTGGAAAGGGATACCCTAAACCGTGCCGCCACCAGGATAAGGGAACTTACCGAAACCGATTTTCCTGAAGGCATCCTAAATATATCTGACGAAGGCCAGATAACCGCCAACGTACCGGAAAACTAA
- a CDS encoding phosphoribosyltransferase family protein, with the protein MPEKKLLILNRQQIQQKLDRMAYQILEDNFDEEEILIAGILPRGNHIAARLKAILDNIAPFSSKLLSIELDKQSSSLQANIDFDVNACSNKVVILVDDVLNSGKTLAYGFGVFLDVPLKKLRTAVLIDRNHKSFPVTTDFAGMALSTVIKEHVDVVMDEEGEEDAVYLR; encoded by the coding sequence ATGCCCGAAAAGAAACTCCTGATATTAAACCGGCAGCAGATACAGCAAAAGCTGGACCGTATGGCTTACCAGATACTGGAAGATAATTTTGACGAGGAAGAGATACTTATAGCCGGCATACTGCCCCGCGGCAACCATATCGCCGCTCGCCTGAAAGCCATTTTGGATAACATCGCTCCATTTAGCAGCAAACTATTATCTATCGAACTGGATAAGCAAAGCAGCAGCCTGCAGGCCAATATAGATTTTGACGTGAATGCCTGCAGCAACAAGGTAGTGATTCTGGTTGATGATGTATTAAACAGCGGCAAAACCCTGGCCTATGGCTTTGGCGTTTTTTTGGATGTGCCGTTAAAAAAATTACGCACGGCTGTTTTGATAGATCGTAATCACAAAAGTTTCCCGGTAACTACTGATTTTGCCGGTATGGCTTTATCAACCGTTATAAAAGAACATGTAGATGTAGTGATGGATGAAGAGGGAGAAGAAGACGCGGTTTATTTAAGATAA
- the rlmD gene encoding 23S rRNA (uracil(1939)-C(5))-methyltransferase RlmD: MNKVAKQKFFEDVRIIDIAEEGKGVGKTDDFVLFVDKAIPGDVVDVQLYKSKKNFGEGKIFNLKQASEYRTTPFCEHFGTCGGCKWQHMTYDAQLKFKQKSVADALGRIAKINVDGIMDIIPSPADRYYRNKLEYTFSDKRWLYDGENKEDEALNMNALGFHIPGRFDKILDVKHCYLQAEPSNSLRNSIRDFVIEQGYSFYNLRNHEGALRNLIVRTSSTGEIMVIVVFAYAEQEEVDKLMNFIDAGFPEITSLLYIINQKKNDTIFDQDVIAFKGPEYIHEEMNGIKFRIGPKSFYQTNSIQALRLYEITRDFAGFTGNELVYDLYTGAGTIANFIAGSVKEVVGVEYVPTAIEDAKVNSAINNITNTKFYAGDMKDVLVASFVTEHGKPDVIITDPPRAGMHPDVVARLMEIEAPKIVYVSCNAATQARDLLVLKEKYDIVKIQPVDMFPHTQHVENVVLLVLRG, from the coding sequence ATGAATAAAGTTGCAAAACAGAAGTTTTTTGAAGACGTTCGGATAATAGATATTGCCGAAGAAGGAAAAGGCGTGGGCAAAACCGACGACTTTGTGCTTTTTGTTGATAAAGCCATACCCGGCGATGTTGTAGATGTACAGCTTTATAAAAGCAAAAAGAATTTTGGCGAAGGCAAAATTTTTAACCTGAAGCAAGCTTCTGAATACCGTACCACACCATTTTGCGAGCACTTTGGTACCTGTGGCGGCTGCAAATGGCAGCACATGACCTACGACGCCCAACTTAAATTCAAACAAAAATCTGTTGCCGATGCCCTTGGCCGTATAGCCAAAATTAATGTAGATGGCATCATGGATATCATCCCTTCGCCGGCGGATAGATATTACCGCAATAAACTGGAATATACCTTTAGCGATAAACGCTGGCTATATGATGGCGAGAACAAAGAAGATGAAGCCCTGAACATGAATGCCCTTGGTTTTCATATCCCGGGTCGGTTTGATAAAATTTTGGATGTAAAGCACTGCTACCTGCAGGCCGAGCCATCAAATAGTCTGCGCAACAGCATCCGCGATTTTGTGATTGAGCAGGGGTATTCATTTTATAACCTGCGTAACCACGAAGGCGCATTACGCAACCTGATTGTACGCACATCATCTACCGGCGAGATCATGGTTATTGTGGTATTTGCTTACGCGGAACAGGAAGAGGTGGATAAGCTGATGAATTTTATTGATGCCGGTTTCCCGGAAATAACATCGTTATTATACATTATCAACCAAAAAAAGAACGATACCATTTTTGACCAGGATGTAATAGCCTTTAAAGGCCCCGAATACATTCATGAGGAAATGAATGGCATCAAATTCCGTATAGGCCCAAAATCGTTTTACCAAACCAACAGCATCCAGGCGCTGCGCCTTTACGAGATAACCCGCGATTTTGCAGGCTTTACCGGTAATGAGCTGGTTTATGACCTGTACACAGGTGCGGGTACCATTGCCAATTTTATAGCGGGCAGCGTAAAAGAAGTGGTAGGGGTAGAGTATGTGCCCACTGCCATCGAGGATGCTAAAGTAAACTCGGCTATTAACAATATCACCAATACCAAATTTTACGCGGGTGATATGAAAGATGTATTGGTTGCCAGTTTTGTAACTGAGCACGGCAAGCCGGATGTGATCATTACCGACCCGCCACGTGCTGGTATGCACCCTGATGTGGTTGCCCGCCTTATGGAAATTGAAGCGCCTAAAATTGTTTATGTAAGCTGTAACGCAGCTACCCAGGCCCGCGATTTGCTGGTATTAAAAGAAAAGTACGATATCGTAAAAATACAACCCGTAGATATGTTTCCACATACACAGCATGTGGAAAATGTGGTGTTATTGGTGTTAAGGGGTTAA
- the creD gene encoding cell envelope integrity protein CreD, giving the protein MIQQEPKTRVIMDWLKESVTVKLLFIGVLIIVLLIPSSLINNLISERAQRQDEMINDVSDKWSGGQLVTGPVLVIPYRKHIQKMDTAGKVTSQDVMENLYVLPDNLNIKAGLNTQILHRGIFDVAVYNSLVKVSGNFSKASLASVSLAPDQLVLDKARLVFSITDLKGLKNNPVVKAGGQTLAAEPVFNNAVLPGEGLQAAINLSGIKDGEFTFDYSLDMKGSQELSFLHLGKTTDVQAGGSWASPSFDGRYLPDERTVDSGGFKSHWKMLYYNRPFPQQWVDDNGLLNNVKKQADATFGIKLRLPVDQYQKTTRTSKYAILIVLLTFISLFLTEVIRKQSIHIFNYVLIAAAMIIYYLLLLSFSEQIGFNFAYLVASVATIGLIATFIASILKNRMAAVLFAFILSVFYTFIFVIIQLEDLALMVGSIALFIIVGVLMYFSRKINWDKQESIVVDAANS; this is encoded by the coding sequence ATGATACAACAAGAACCAAAAACACGCGTAATAATGGACTGGCTTAAGGAGTCGGTTACAGTTAAATTACTTTTTATAGGAGTGCTGATTATAGTATTGCTCATCCCCTCATCGCTGATTAATAACCTGATAAGCGAGCGCGCGCAACGACAGGACGAGATGATAAATGATGTATCAGACAAATGGTCGGGCGGGCAGCTGGTAACAGGGCCGGTATTGGTTATTCCTTACAGAAAGCATATTCAAAAAATGGATACCGCCGGTAAGGTAACGTCACAGGATGTTATGGAAAACCTCTATGTCCTGCCCGATAATTTGAACATCAAAGCAGGTCTTAATACACAGATATTGCATAGGGGCATTTTTGATGTGGCAGTTTATAACTCGCTTGTTAAAGTATCCGGAAACTTTTCAAAGGCCAGTTTGGCCAGTGTTTCTTTAGCCCCTGATCAGCTCGTACTGGATAAGGCGCGCCTGGTTTTTAGTATTACCGATTTAAAAGGTTTAAAAAACAACCCTGTTGTTAAAGCCGGCGGCCAAACCCTGGCTGCCGAGCCTGTATTTAACAACGCCGTGTTGCCGGGCGAAGGCTTGCAGGCAGCCATAAATCTATCGGGAATTAAAGATGGCGAATTTACCTTTGATTATAGCCTTGATATGAAAGGAAGCCAGGAACTTAGCTTTTTACACCTAGGCAAAACTACCGATGTACAAGCCGGCGGCAGTTGGGCCAGCCCAAGTTTTGATGGCCGTTATTTGCCCGACGAACGCACCGTAGATAGTGGAGGTTTTAAATCGCATTGGAAAATGTTGTATTATAACCGGCCCTTCCCGCAGCAATGGGTTGATGATAACGGTTTGCTAAATAACGTAAAAAAGCAAGCCGATGCTACTTTCGGAATTAAACTTCGTTTACCGGTTGATCAGTATCAAAAAACGACACGTACCAGCAAGTATGCCATTTTAATTGTGCTGCTTACTTTTATCTCCCTGTTTTTAACCGAGGTTATCCGAAAGCAGAGCATTCACATTTTTAATTATGTTTTGATAGCCGCGGCCATGATCATTTACTACCTGTTGCTGCTATCTTTCTCCGAGCAAATTGGTTTTAACTTCGCTTACCTTGTGGCATCTGTTGCAACCATCGGCCTCATAGCAACATTCATAGCATCTATATTGAAAAACAGGATGGCGGCTGTGTTATTTGCTTTTATCCTATCGGTATTTTATACATTTATTTTCGTGATCATCCAGTTGGAAGACCTCGCGCTGATGGTAGGGAGTATAGCCTTGTTCATTATTGTGGGTGTGCTGATGTATTTCTCGCGGAAGATTAACTGGGATAAGCAGGAATCAATAGTAGTTGACGCTGCAAATAGCTAA
- a CDS encoding TetR/AcrR family transcriptional regulator produces the protein MEADKIKDSIKRAAQDLFRKFGYHKTSVNEIAKKARIAKATIYKYFDSKEAVLHILLMDYIKASVDDLVQSNTPDMDEEAHLNNLIMKTCRLSYTVCNEFIGWDFIRESTNSQDFLKNLSNELEEMLMASFIQLPGIRKHETYHQRLRFLIKCSKSIVFSFAFTSVSDSDVRKNFVSFQKEILPYLVKAAITV, from the coding sequence ATGGAAGCCGATAAAATTAAAGACAGTATAAAGCGGGCAGCGCAAGATTTATTCCGCAAATTCGGTTACCATAAAACCAGCGTTAACGAAATAGCCAAAAAAGCAAGGATCGCAAAAGCCACTATCTACAAGTATTTTGATAGTAAGGAGGCGGTATTGCATATTTTGCTGATGGACTATATTAAAGCCAGTGTTGATGACCTGGTGCAGAGCAATACGCCCGATATGGACGAAGAGGCCCACCTCAACAACCTTATCATGAAAACCTGCCGCCTGTCATACACTGTTTGCAACGAGTTTATTGGCTGGGATTTTATCCGCGAATCAACCAACTCCCAGGACTTTTTAAAAAACCTGAGCAACGAGCTGGAAGAAATGCTGATGGCATCATTTATCCAGCTGCCCGGCATCCGCAAACACGAAACCTATCACCAGCGTTTACGGTTCCTGATCAAATGCAGCAAAAGCATCGTGTTCAGTTTTGCGTTTACCTCGGTAAGCGATTCGGATGTGCGCAAAAACTTTGTTTCTTTTCAAAAAGAGATATTGCCTTATTTGGTAAAGGCGGCCATTACTGTGTAG
- a CDS encoding Rieske (2Fe-2S) protein yields the protein MRKLLAIVLIGLCCFSCGKATDNIPSVPVNFSAPINDPRLAPLTSGGGVVFIGGYGVAGLIIYRTGSGQYVAYDRCSSYQPEKKCAVTLDASGFSVTDPCSGSKFSLADGTPVKAPATKSLRAYSVSVYNFQIFVSN from the coding sequence ATGAGGAAACTGCTGGCGATAGTGCTTATTGGTTTGTGCTGTTTTTCATGCGGCAAAGCAACAGACAATATACCCAGTGTACCGGTAAACTTTTCGGCACCCATAAATGATCCGCGCCTGGCGCCGCTTACCAGTGGTGGCGGCGTAGTTTTTATAGGCGGCTATGGTGTTGCCGGGCTAATTATTTACCGTACCGGATCTGGCCAGTATGTAGCTTACGACCGGTGCAGCAGCTATCAGCCCGAAAAAAAATGCGCGGTTACGCTTGATGCTTCAGGCTTTTCGGTAACCGATCCCTGTAGTGGTTCTAAATTTTCTTTGGCCGATGGTACGCCGGTAAAAGCGCCGGCCACCAAATCATTAAGGGCATATAGTGTGAGTGTCTATAATTTTCAGATATTTGTATCCAATTGA
- the pheS gene encoding phenylalanine--tRNA ligase subunit alpha encodes MQNKIDQYAAEIKAFASAKADELEAFRIKFLGTKGIIKDLFEEFKTVGPEEKRTFGKVLNEFKQLAEAKYNELKETNNSQLTTNNSDIDLTLPGDGFTVGSRHPLSLVRNEIIDIFKRLGFVVAEGPEIEDDWHNFSALNFPEEHPARDMQDTFFIKKNSGKDDIALRTHTSSVQVRMMEQGKPPFRAIMPGRVYRNEAISARAHCFFHQVEGLYVDENVSFADLKQTLYHFVQELYGEGTQVRFRPSYFPFTEPSAEMDISCTICKGSGCNMCKYSGWVEILGCGMVDPNVLENCGIDSKKFTGFAFGMGMERIANLKYVIRDLRLFSENDVRFLKQFTTEML; translated from the coding sequence ATGCAAAATAAAATAGACCAATACGCCGCCGAAATTAAAGCCTTTGCTTCTGCCAAGGCCGATGAACTGGAAGCGTTCCGCATAAAATTTTTAGGCACAAAGGGAATTATCAAAGACCTTTTTGAAGAATTTAAAACCGTAGGCCCCGAAGAGAAACGTACTTTTGGTAAAGTGCTTAATGAGTTTAAACAGCTGGCGGAAGCTAAATACAACGAATTAAAAGAAACTAACAACTCACAACTAACAACTAACAACTCAGATATCGATTTAACGTTGCCTGGTGATGGGTTTACTGTTGGGTCACGTCATCCCTTATCCCTGGTGCGAAACGAGATCATTGATATTTTTAAGCGCCTTGGATTCGTAGTTGCAGAGGGCCCGGAGATTGAAGATGACTGGCATAATTTTTCGGCATTAAATTTCCCAGAAGAACACCCGGCCCGCGACATGCAGGACACGTTTTTTATTAAAAAGAACAGTGGTAAGGATGATATTGCTTTACGCACGCATACCTCATCGGTGCAAGTGAGGATGATGGAGCAGGGTAAGCCGCCGTTCCGCGCTATAATGCCGGGCCGCGTTTACCGTAACGAAGCAATATCTGCCCGTGCCCATTGCTTTTTTCACCAGGTAGAGGGTTTGTATGTTGATGAAAACGTATCATTTGCCGATTTAAAGCAAACACTGTATCATTTTGTGCAAGAGCTTTATGGCGAGGGTACCCAGGTACGGTTCAGGCCATCGTACTTCCCGTTTACCGAACCATCTGCCGAAATGGATATATCCTGTACCATTTGTAAAGGTTCAGGCTGCAATATGTGTAAATACAGTGGCTGGGTCGAGATTTTAGGCTGTGGTATGGTTGATCCTAACGTTTTGGAAAATTGCGGTATCGATAGTAAGAAATTTACCGGTTTTGCGTTTGGAATGGGTATGGAACGAATTGCCAACCTGAAGTATGTTATCCGCGACCTGCGTTTGTTTTCTGAAAATGACGTGCGCTTTCTGAAACAGTTCACTACAGAGATGTTATGA
- a CDS encoding PIN domain-containing protein translates to MFIDSDVILDALLKRPGFYLPAANILELAYEKRLKLQTSSVVFVNAHYFLDKFDKVNKLELLKRLRSIVSIIEIGEKIIDLAISSNFVDFEDAVQFYAAKSANADFIITRNIKDYKHSTIPVLTAEQFLRTL, encoded by the coding sequence GTGTTTATTGATAGCGATGTGATTTTAGACGCATTGTTAAAGAGGCCAGGATTTTATTTGCCGGCGGCTAATATATTAGAATTAGCCTATGAGAAACGATTGAAATTGCAAACATCATCAGTTGTGTTTGTAAATGCCCATTATTTCCTTGATAAGTTTGACAAGGTTAACAAACTTGAATTATTAAAGCGCCTAAGATCAATAGTAAGTATAATAGAGATAGGCGAAAAAATCATTGATTTAGCAATAAGCAGTAATTTTGTCGATTTTGAAGATGCCGTTCAGTTTTATGCAGCTAAAAGCGCTAATGCTGATTTTATCATCACTCGTAATATAAAAGATTATAAACATTCTACTATCCCGGTTTTAACAGCCGAACAATTTTTAAGAACACTATAA
- a CDS encoding DUF6364 family protein codes for MKLTLSIEPGLIDQMKEVARKRNTSISKIAENLFKGELEAETKAPFIMKKEEELSDWVKKLTITGEPVADFDHKAEYRKHLDVKYGL; via the coding sequence ATGAAGCTGACTTTAAGTATAGAACCAGGATTAATAGATCAAATGAAAGAGGTTGCAAGAAAGAGAAATACAAGTATTTCAAAGATTGCTGAAAACTTATTTAAAGGAGAATTAGAGGCGGAAACAAAAGCACCATTCATAATGAAGAAAGAAGAAGAGCTTTCTGATTGGGTTAAAAAACTAACAATTACAGGAGAACCAGTTGCCGACTTTGACCATAAAGCTGAGTATCGCAAGCACTTAGACGTAAAATACGGGTTGTGA
- the kbl gene encoding glycine C-acetyltransferase, whose product MYNTLQPVLQQELEAIENAGLFKKERIITSAQGADITVQGGQEVINFCANNYLGLSGNAKVIQAAKDAMDTHGYGLSSVRFICGTQDIHKELEKKIADFLGTEDTILYAAAFDANGGVFEPLFDAQDAIISDELNHASIIDGVRLCKAQRQRYKHDDMADLEEKLKATESCRHRIIVTDGAFSMDGTIAQLDKICALAERYNALVMIDESHCSGFMGKTGRGTHEHHHVMGKIDIITGTLGKALGGASGGFTSGRKEIIDMLRQRSRPYLFSNTLAPAITGASIAVLDMLSETTQLRDKLENNTQYFRQKMTEVGFDIKPGVHPIVPVMLYEAKLAQEFAAKMLEEGIYVIGFYYPVVPQGKARIRVQISAAHDMHHLDKAIAAFTKVGKELGVIK is encoded by the coding sequence ATGTATAATACATTACAGCCGGTTTTGCAGCAAGAACTGGAAGCCATTGAAAATGCAGGTTTATTTAAAAAAGAGCGCATCATTACATCGGCACAAGGTGCGGATATTACCGTGCAGGGCGGGCAGGAAGTAATAAATTTTTGTGCTAATAATTATCTTGGTTTATCTGGCAATGCTAAAGTTATCCAGGCAGCTAAGGATGCAATGGATACACATGGTTATGGTTTATCGTCTGTTCGTTTTATTTGCGGCACGCAGGATATTCATAAAGAACTTGAAAAAAAGATAGCCGATTTTTTAGGCACCGAAGATACCATACTTTATGCTGCTGCTTTTGACGCTAACGGCGGTGTGTTTGAGCCACTGTTTGATGCACAGGATGCTATTATATCTGATGAGCTGAACCATGCATCGATCATTGATGGCGTACGTTTATGCAAAGCCCAGCGCCAGCGCTACAAACATGATGACATGGCCGATCTTGAGGAAAAGCTGAAAGCGACCGAAAGTTGCCGTCACCGTATTATTGTTACCGATGGCGCTTTTAGCATGGATGGTACAATTGCACAGCTTGATAAAATTTGCGCCCTGGCCGAACGATACAATGCTTTGGTAATGATTGACGAAAGCCATTGCAGCGGCTTTATGGGTAAAACAGGCCGTGGTACGCATGAGCACCACCATGTAATGGGCAAAATTGATATTATTACCGGTACTTTGGGTAAAGCCTTAGGTGGTGCATCCGGTGGTTTTACCTCGGGCCGTAAAGAGATTATTGATATGTTGCGCCAGCGTTCGCGCCCGTACCTGTTTTCAAACACATTGGCGCCTGCTATTACCGGCGCTTCAATAGCAGTTTTGGATATGTTGAGCGAGACTACCCAACTGCGCGACAAGCTGGAAAACAATACCCAATACTTCCGCCAAAAAATGACCGAAGTTGGTTTTGACATTAAACCTGGTGTGCACCCAATTGTACCGGTTATGCTTTATGAAGCTAAACTGGCGCAGGAGTTTGCCGCCAAAATGCTGGAAGAGGGTATTTATGTAATAGGTTTTTATTACCCGGTGGTTCCGCAAGGCAAGGCTCGTATCCGAGTACAAATTTCGGCAGCTCATGATATGCACCATTTGGATAAGGCAATTGCCGCGTTTACCAAAGTAGGTAAGGAATTGGGAGTGATTAAATAA